A section of the Rhizophagus irregularis chromosome 16, complete sequence genome encodes:
- a CDS encoding uncharacterized protein (SECRETED:cutsite_TAG-VS; SECRETED:prob_0.4467); SECRETED:SignalP(1-25) yields the protein MRTLFARFFKICTFFLVVIITTTAGVSISTISKRETVARCPDRNFPVFVGSFCKTETSMTVQCKNGNNVMASHQQQCNPSEKCIDFVLNDEVPFAMCVPRSKLLSWTNGNHNDKVCSGTIRFDSGATSETITIGFNTYDTNGNPIQVFDVVGRVNNQQIGEVENQHNYSQIINNYKLHDIVSFCFMPGISDPNDPAFANEVIAYAYIVRLSSIGKVAQFTDIEPVISLN from the coding sequence ATGAGAACATTATTTGCtcgattttttaaaatatgcaCTTTCTTTTTAGTTGTTATCATAACAACAACTGCAGGAGTATCTATTTCAACTATTTCCAAGAGAGAAACGGTTGCTAGATGTCCAGACCGCAACTTTCCTGTGTTTGTAGGTTCCTTTTGCAAAACAGAGACCTCAATGACTGTTCAATgtaaaaatggtaataatgTAATGGCTAGTCACCAACAACAATGTAATCCAAGCGAAAAATGTATTGATTTTGTTCTTAACGATGAAGTACCATTTGCAATGTGTGTCCCACGAAGCAAACTTTTGAGTTGGACTAATGGCAATCATAATGATAAAGTTTGTTCGGGCACTATTAGATTTGATTCAGGTGCTACCAGTGAAACTATAACAATCGGATTTAATACATATGATACAAATGGAAACCCAATACAAGTATTTGATGTGGTTGGAAGAGTTAATAACCAACAAATTGGTGAAGTAGAGAATCAACACAATTACAgccaaataattaataattataaattgcaTGATATTGTATCTTTCTGCTTCATGCCAGGCATTTCAGACCCGAATGATCCAGCTTTTGCTAACGAAGTAATTGCTTATGCTTATATTGTACGTCTAAGTTCGATCGGAAAAGTTGCACAATTTACAGATATTGAACCAGTTATTTcac